In Cupriavidus taiwanensis, the following proteins share a genomic window:
- a CDS encoding hybrid sensor histidine kinase/response regulator, producing MKALTYRFFSRLLPRSLPQSSAQLDVETRAKLMAIVHKNAPTAIVASVLLPALTTIGFWNDVSPAALLGWCAVMLLLTAGGLWFYIGYQRDHALMSRSAHTQKWWNNMRAVAFLTGVTWGSSALLHLYTASPVFSSVLYLLTLGVLAGGAVSQAPVPSNLVYAGVPILVPNLLMAEFAFPGHGVYVQGLLAIYALMLSRHAFNLQVTLVRAIQLEGDSRRLAKQFQDEKERALHASEEKSRFLAAASHDLRQPVHALVMLVEALRARNQSSALHPLVEQVAAGTQTIDLLFRSLLDLSKLEGRKVLPTLEPCELGALIRDVMSQFAADARESGLTLTPRVPDELYAMAEPVLLRRALFNLVQNALRYTQRGGVLVTARQRRKNVRLEVWDTGAGVTPEHLPDIFSPYYQVHNPQRDPSQGLGLGLAIFKECVRLMRGTYGVRSVPGKGSVFWFALAPVPAETVASVREMRAMAQAEEAKPDRLQGTVLVVDDDSQIRKAWIALMEAWGIRVACAAHGAEADKLFAQGLRPDIIFCDLRLPGSENGLDLLERWQNTQPQARSALLTGDLKSAALAAAEEAGYFVLPKPVDPASLRMLLRRWLRPA from the coding sequence TTGAAAGCGCTGACCTATCGGTTCTTTTCCCGGCTCCTGCCCAGGAGCCTGCCTCAGTCGAGCGCCCAGCTCGACGTCGAGACGCGCGCCAAGCTGATGGCGATCGTGCACAAGAATGCGCCGACCGCCATCGTCGCCTCGGTGCTGCTGCCCGCGCTGACCACCATCGGGTTCTGGAACGACGTCAGCCCCGCCGCGCTGCTGGGCTGGTGCGCGGTGATGCTGCTGCTGACGGCCGGCGGGCTGTGGTTCTACATTGGCTACCAGCGTGACCACGCCCTGATGAGCCGCTCCGCGCACACGCAGAAATGGTGGAACAACATGCGCGCGGTCGCTTTCCTGACCGGCGTGACCTGGGGCAGCTCGGCGCTGCTGCATTTGTATACAGCCTCGCCGGTGTTCTCCAGCGTGCTGTACCTGCTGACCCTCGGCGTGCTTGCCGGCGGCGCGGTGTCGCAGGCGCCCGTGCCGTCGAACCTGGTCTACGCCGGCGTGCCGATCCTGGTACCGAACCTGCTGATGGCGGAATTCGCCTTCCCTGGCCACGGCGTCTATGTGCAGGGCCTGCTGGCAATCTACGCGTTGATGCTGTCGCGCCACGCCTTCAACCTGCAGGTCACGCTGGTGCGCGCGATCCAGTTGGAGGGCGACAGCCGGCGCCTGGCCAAGCAGTTCCAGGACGAGAAGGAGCGGGCGCTGCATGCCAGCGAAGAAAAGTCGCGCTTCCTGGCGGCCGCCAGCCATGACCTGCGCCAGCCGGTGCATGCGCTGGTGATGCTGGTCGAGGCGCTGCGCGCGCGCAACCAGTCGAGCGCGTTGCATCCGCTGGTGGAGCAGGTGGCGGCTGGCACCCAGACCATCGACCTGTTGTTCCGCTCGCTGCTGGACCTGTCCAAGCTGGAAGGGCGCAAGGTCCTGCCGACGCTGGAGCCGTGCGAGCTGGGCGCGCTGATCCGCGACGTGATGAGCCAGTTTGCCGCCGACGCGCGCGAAAGCGGGCTGACCCTGACCCCGCGCGTGCCCGACGAGCTGTACGCCATGGCCGAGCCCGTGCTGCTGCGCCGGGCCTTGTTCAACCTGGTGCAGAACGCGCTGCGCTATACCCAGCGCGGCGGCGTGCTGGTGACCGCGCGCCAGCGCCGCAAGAACGTGCGGCTCGAGGTTTGGGACACCGGTGCCGGCGTCACGCCCGAGCACCTGCCGGACATCTTCTCGCCCTACTACCAGGTCCACAACCCGCAGCGGGACCCGTCGCAGGGCCTGGGCCTGGGGCTGGCGATCTTCAAGGAATGCGTGCGGCTGATGCGCGGCACCTATGGCGTGCGCTCGGTGCCGGGCAAGGGCTCGGTGTTCTGGTTCGCGCTGGCGCCGGTGCCGGCCGAGACCGTGGCCAGCGTGCGCGAGATGCGCGCCATGGCGCAGGCCGAGGAGGCCAAGCCCGATCGCCTGCAGGGCACGGTGCTGGTGGTCGACGACGACAGCCAGATCCGCAAGGCCTGGATCGCGCTGATGGAGGCGTGGGGCATCCGCGTGGCCTGCGCCGCGCACGGTGCCGAGGCCGACAAGCTGTTCGCACAGGGCCTGCGCCCGGACATTATCTTCTGCGACCTGCGCCTGCCCGGCAGCGAGAACGGGCTGGACCTGCTCGAGCGCTGGCAGAACACGCAGCCGCAGGCGCGCAGCGCATTGCTGACCGGGGACCTGAAGTCGGCCGCGCTGGCGGCGGCGGAGGAGGCAGGCTATTTCGTGCTGCCCAAGCCGGTGGACCCGGCCTCGCTGCGGATGCTGCTGCGACGCTGGCTGCGGCCCGCCTAG
- a CDS encoding bifunctional riboflavin kinase/FAD synthetase encodes MKVFRGLPNAESRAPCALTIGNFDGVHRGHQSLLARARAAADARGLPLCVMTFEPHPREFFTPDKAPTRIALLRDKLESLRRNGVDRVVVEHFNAHFAGQSPQEFVENVLWHGLHTRWLLVGDDFRFGAKRAGDFAYLQEAGRRYGFDVEQMGSVSEGGIRISSSAVRQALADGDLEHARRLLGHGYAISGHVIHGRKLGRDLGFPTLNLRISHKRPAVSGIFVVQVHGIADHPLPGVASIGVRPTIEDAGRVLLEVHLFDFNESLYGKLVRVEFMKKLRDEARFDSLDELTAAIAKDSADARAFFGLTAPGAAAAAVAADGSGGRDFATSATDRIR; translated from the coding sequence GTGAAAGTCTTCCGCGGCCTGCCCAACGCCGAGAGCCGGGCGCCCTGCGCGCTCACCATCGGCAATTTCGACGGTGTGCATCGCGGCCACCAGTCGCTGCTCGCGCGTGCGCGGGCGGCGGCGGATGCGCGCGGCCTGCCGCTGTGCGTGATGACCTTCGAGCCGCATCCGCGCGAGTTCTTTACACCGGACAAGGCCCCCACCCGGATCGCGCTGCTGCGCGACAAGCTGGAAAGCCTGCGCCGCAACGGCGTCGACCGCGTGGTGGTGGAACACTTCAACGCCCACTTTGCCGGCCAGTCGCCGCAGGAATTCGTCGAGAACGTGCTCTGGCATGGCCTGCATACCCGCTGGCTGCTGGTCGGCGACGATTTCCGCTTCGGCGCCAAACGCGCCGGCGACTTTGCCTACCTGCAGGAGGCCGGGCGCCGCTACGGCTTCGATGTCGAGCAGATGGGCTCGGTGTCCGAGGGCGGCATCCGCATCTCCAGCTCGGCGGTGCGCCAGGCGCTGGCCGATGGCGACCTGGAACACGCGCGGCGCCTGCTCGGCCATGGCTACGCCATCAGCGGCCACGTGATCCACGGCCGCAAGCTGGGCCGCGACCTGGGCTTCCCGACGCTGAACCTGCGCATCTCGCACAAGCGGCCCGCGGTCAGCGGCATCTTCGTGGTGCAGGTGCACGGCATCGCCGACCATCCGCTGCCCGGCGTGGCCAGCATCGGCGTGCGCCCCACCATCGAGGACGCCGGCCGGGTCCTGCTGGAAGTCCACCTGTTCGATTTCAATGAAAGCCTGTACGGCAAGCTGGTGCGGGTCGAATTCATGAAGAAGCTGCGCGACGAGGCGCGCTTCGACTCCCTGGATGAGCTCACCGCCGCGATCGCCAAGGACAGCGCCGATGCGCGCGCCTTCTTCGGCCTGACGGCGCCGGGCGCCGCAGCGGCAGCGGTGGCGGCGGACGGCAGCGGCGGCCGCGATTTCGCCACCTCGGCCACCGACCGAATTAGGTAG
- the ileS gene encoding isoleucine--tRNA ligase: MSDDKRAKPEKNKYPVNLLDTPFPMRGDLPKREPQWVKQWQDKQLYKKIRAARKGAKKFVLHDGPPYANGDIHIGHAVNKVLKDMIIKARGLTGLDAVYVPGWDCHGMPIEIQIEKKFGKGLPVQEVQAKARAYATEQIKRQMADFERLGVLGDWDHPYLTMNYSNEADELRALGKIMEKGYVFRGLKPVNWCFDCGSALAEAEVEYKDKVDLSIDVGFPFAETDKLAHAFKVPVEQIDARPGWIVIWTTTPWTIPSNQALNVHPEVEYALVDTPRGHLILATERVEEQLKVYALEGKVVATATGAALSEIRFHHPLARMDAGYDRLSPVYLGDYVTTDTGSGIVHSAPAYGVEDFQSCKAHGMPDSDIISPVMGNGVYAGTLPLFGGLSIWDANPKIVDALQESGNLFNSHKYTHSYMHCWRHKTPIIYRATSQWFAGMDVDPAEENGKPVPTLRETALAGIEATEFYPSWGKQRLHNMIAHRPDWTLSRQRQWGVPMAFFVHKETGALHPRTPELLEQIAKRVEHHGIEAWQTLDPAELLGDEASQYEKNRDTLDVWFDSGTTHWTVIRGSHRDDLYDPAADEADGRLADLYLEGSDQHRGWFHSSLLTASMLYGKPPYKALLTHGFTVDGEGRKMSKSIGNTVSPQDISNKMGAEIIRLWVASTDYSGELSISDEILKRVVEGYRRIRNTLRFLLSNLSDYDHGKHALPAAEWLEIDRYAVALTAQLQKEVLSHYEAYEFHPVVAKLQTFCSEDLGGFYLDVLKDRLYTTAPDSKARRAAQNALYHITQAMLHWMAPFLSFTAEEAWQVFAHGTAHTDTIFTSTYYAVPEVDDADDLLQKWHTLREVRAEVTRQLEAVRVEGEIGSSLQAELTIQAGGPVLAALQSLGDDLRFVLLTSSAKVAPAPEAGDLLVTVTPSAHAKCERCWHYRADVGHNPDHPTLCGRCDSNLFGAGEHRSHA, from the coding sequence ATGTCTGACGACAAACGCGCCAAGCCCGAGAAGAACAAGTATCCCGTCAACCTGCTCGACACGCCCTTCCCGATGCGTGGCGACCTGCCCAAGCGCGAGCCGCAATGGGTCAAGCAGTGGCAGGACAAGCAGCTCTACAAGAAGATTCGCGCGGCGCGCAAGGGCGCGAAGAAGTTCGTGCTGCACGACGGCCCGCCGTATGCCAACGGCGACATCCATATCGGCCACGCCGTCAACAAGGTGCTCAAGGACATGATCATCAAGGCGCGCGGGCTGACCGGCCTCGACGCCGTCTACGTGCCGGGCTGGGATTGCCACGGCATGCCGATCGAGATCCAGATCGAGAAGAAGTTCGGCAAGGGCCTGCCGGTGCAGGAAGTCCAGGCCAAGGCGCGCGCCTACGCCACCGAGCAGATCAAGCGCCAGATGGCGGACTTCGAGCGTCTGGGCGTGCTGGGCGACTGGGATCACCCCTACCTGACCATGAACTACAGCAATGAGGCGGACGAACTGCGCGCGCTCGGCAAGATCATGGAAAAGGGCTATGTGTTCCGCGGCCTGAAGCCGGTGAACTGGTGCTTCGACTGCGGCTCGGCGCTGGCCGAGGCCGAAGTCGAATACAAGGACAAGGTCGACCTGTCGATCGACGTGGGCTTCCCGTTCGCCGAGACCGACAAGCTGGCGCACGCGTTCAAGGTGCCGGTCGAGCAGATCGACGCCAGGCCGGGCTGGATCGTGATCTGGACCACCACGCCCTGGACCATCCCGAGCAACCAGGCGCTGAACGTGCACCCGGAGGTGGAATACGCGCTGGTCGACACCCCGCGCGGCCACCTGATCCTGGCCACCGAGCGGGTCGAGGAGCAGCTGAAGGTCTACGCCCTGGAAGGCAAGGTCGTCGCCACGGCCACCGGCGCCGCGCTGTCGGAAATCCGCTTCCACCACCCGCTGGCCAGGATGGACGCCGGCTATGACCGCCTGTCGCCGGTCTACCTGGGCGACTACGTCACCACCGATACCGGCTCGGGCATCGTGCACTCGGCCCCTGCCTATGGCGTGGAAGACTTCCAGTCGTGCAAGGCGCACGGCATGCCCGACAGCGACATCATCAGCCCGGTGATGGGCAACGGCGTCTATGCCGGCACGCTGCCGCTGTTCGGCGGCTTGTCGATCTGGGATGCCAACCCCAAGATCGTCGATGCGCTGCAGGAATCGGGCAACCTGTTCAACTCGCACAAGTACACCCACAGCTACATGCACTGCTGGCGACACAAGACGCCGATCATCTACCGCGCCACCTCGCAGTGGTTCGCGGGCATGGACGTGGACCCGGCCGAGGAAAACGGCAAGCCCGTGCCGACGCTGCGCGAGACCGCGCTGGCCGGCATCGAGGCGACCGAGTTCTATCCGTCGTGGGGCAAGCAGCGACTGCACAACATGATCGCCCACCGCCCGGACTGGACCCTGTCGCGCCAGCGCCAATGGGGCGTGCCGATGGCGTTCTTCGTGCACAAGGAAACCGGCGCGCTGCATCCGCGCACGCCCGAACTGCTGGAACAGATCGCCAAGCGCGTCGAGCATCACGGCATCGAAGCCTGGCAGACGCTGGACCCGGCCGAGCTGCTGGGCGACGAGGCCAGCCAGTATGAGAAGAACCGCGACACGCTCGACGTCTGGTTCGATTCCGGCACCACGCACTGGACCGTGATCCGCGGCTCGCACCGCGACGACCTGTACGACCCGGCCGCCGACGAGGCCGACGGGCGCCTGGCCGACCTGTACCTGGAAGGCTCGGACCAGCATCGCGGCTGGTTCCACTCGTCGCTGCTGACCGCCTCGATGCTGTATGGCAAGCCGCCCTACAAGGCGCTGCTGACGCACGGCTTCACCGTCGACGGCGAAGGCCGCAAGATGTCCAAGTCGATCGGCAATACCGTGTCGCCGCAGGACATCTCGAACAAGATGGGCGCGGAAATCATCCGCCTGTGGGTGGCCTCGACCGATTATTCCGGCGAGCTGTCGATCTCGGACGAGATCCTCAAGCGCGTGGTGGAAGGCTATCGCCGCATCCGCAATACGCTGCGTTTCCTGCTGTCGAACCTGTCCGACTACGACCACGGCAAGCACGCGCTGCCGGCCGCCGAATGGCTGGAGATCGACCGCTACGCCGTGGCGCTGACCGCGCAGCTGCAGAAGGAAGTGCTGTCGCACTACGAGGCCTACGAATTCCACCCGGTGGTGGCCAAGCTGCAGACCTTCTGCTCCGAGGACCTCGGCGGCTTCTACCTCGACGTGCTGAAGGACCGCCTGTACACCACCGCGCCGGACTCGAAGGCGCGCCGCGCCGCGCAGAACGCGCTGTACCACATCACCCAGGCAATGCTGCACTGGATGGCGCCGTTCCTGTCGTTCACCGCCGAGGAAGCATGGCAGGTGTTCGCCCATGGTACCGCGCACACCGACACCATCTTCACCAGCACTTATTACGCCGTGCCGGAAGTCGACGATGCCGACGACCTGCTGCAGAAATGGCATACGCTGCGCGAAGTGCGCGCGGAGGTCACCCGGCAGCTGGAAGCGGTGCGCGTGGAAGGCGAGATCGGTTCGTCGCTGCAGGCCGAGCTGACCATCCAGGCCGGCGGTCCGGTGCTGGCGGCGCTGCAGAGCCTCGGCGACGACCTGCGCTTCGTGCTGCTGACCTCGTCGGCCAAGGTCGCGCCCGCGCCCGAGGCTGGCGACCTGCTGGTGACGGTGACGCCGTCGGCGCATGCCAAGTGCGAGCGCTGCTGGCACTACCGCGCCGACGTCGGCCACAACCCCGACCACCCCACCCTCTGCGGCCGCTGCGACAGCAACCTGTTCGGCGCCGGCGAACACAGGAGCCACGCCTGA
- the lspA gene encoding signal peptidase II, with product MASTTSRSARPARRNKAAGSTTPLLWMAFALLVVLLDQFFKIVIVRSFSYGESRPVTGFFNLVLVYNKGAAFSFLADAGGWQRWFFTGLGVVVGAFIVWLLYRHTGQRLFCFAVSLILGGAVGNVIDRVAYGHVIDFLDFYVGRYHWPAFNVADCAITVGAVLLIVDELRRVRKH from the coding sequence ATGGCATCGACCACGTCCCGTTCGGCGCGCCCGGCGCGCCGCAACAAGGCTGCCGGCAGCACCACCCCGCTGCTGTGGATGGCCTTTGCGCTGCTGGTGGTGCTGCTCGACCAGTTCTTCAAGATCGTGATCGTGCGCAGCTTCAGCTACGGCGAGTCGCGCCCGGTGACTGGCTTCTTTAACCTGGTGCTGGTCTACAACAAGGGCGCGGCATTCAGCTTCCTGGCCGACGCCGGCGGCTGGCAGCGCTGGTTCTTCACCGGCCTGGGCGTGGTGGTCGGCGCGTTCATCGTCTGGCTGCTGTATCGCCATACCGGCCAGCGGCTGTTCTGCTTCGCGGTGTCGCTGATCCTGGGCGGCGCGGTCGGCAACGTGATCGACCGCGTGGCCTACGGTCATGTGATCGATTTCCTGGACTTCTACGTGGGCAGGTATCACTGGCCGGCCTTCAACGTCGCTGACTGTGCGATCACGGTGGGCGCGGTGCTGCTGATCGTCGATGAGCTGCGGCGGGTGCGCAAGCACTGA
- the coaBC gene encoding bifunctional phosphopantothenoylcysteine decarboxylase/phosphopantothenate--cysteine ligase CoaBC, giving the protein MDLRGKHIVLGLTGGIACYKSAELVRLLTKAGATVQVAMTEAATHFITPVTMQALSGRPVFLSQWDARIENNMAHIDLSREADAIVIAPASTDFMARLANGLCDDLLSTLCIARDCPLLVAPAMNRQMWAAPATQRNAAQLRADGVVILGPGSGDQACGEVGDGRMLEPEELLDDIIAFFQPKPLQGKRMLITAGPTFEAIDPVRGITNLSSGKMGFSIARAAREAGAEVLLVAGPTGLPTPRGVMRTDVRSAQQMHDAVMAQLPGVDVFVAVAAVADWRPAEVAQQKLKKASATDTPTLQFVQNPDILAAVAARADAPYCVGFAAESENLEQYGEQKRQRKGVPLLVGNIGHHTFGLDDNEIVLFDAAGMTRLPRADKLSLARQLVAAIGQRLPGRARP; this is encoded by the coding sequence ATGGATTTGCGCGGCAAGCACATCGTTCTCGGCCTGACCGGCGGCATCGCCTGCTACAAGTCGGCCGAACTGGTCCGGCTCCTGACCAAGGCCGGCGCCACCGTGCAGGTGGCCATGACCGAGGCGGCGACGCATTTCATCACCCCGGTGACGATGCAGGCGCTGTCGGGCCGGCCGGTCTTCCTGTCGCAATGGGATGCGCGCATCGAGAACAATATGGCGCATATCGACCTCTCGCGCGAGGCCGACGCCATTGTCATCGCCCCTGCATCCACCGACTTCATGGCGCGGCTGGCCAACGGCCTGTGCGACGACCTGCTGAGCACGCTGTGCATCGCGCGCGACTGCCCGCTGCTGGTGGCGCCGGCGATGAACCGTCAGATGTGGGCCGCCCCCGCCACCCAGCGCAACGCCGCCCAACTGCGCGCCGACGGCGTGGTGATCCTGGGCCCGGGCAGCGGCGACCAGGCCTGCGGCGAAGTCGGCGACGGCCGCATGCTGGAGCCCGAGGAACTGCTCGACGACATCATCGCCTTCTTCCAGCCCAAGCCGCTGCAAGGCAAGCGCATGCTGATCACCGCCGGCCCGACCTTCGAGGCGATCGACCCGGTGCGCGGCATCACCAATCTGTCGTCCGGCAAGATGGGCTTCTCGATCGCGCGCGCGGCGCGCGAGGCCGGCGCCGAAGTGCTGCTGGTGGCCGGCCCCACCGGCCTGCCGACGCCGCGCGGCGTGATGCGCACCGACGTGCGCAGCGCGCAGCAGATGCATGACGCGGTGATGGCGCAGCTGCCCGGCGTCGATGTCTTTGTCGCGGTGGCCGCGGTGGCGGACTGGCGCCCCGCCGAGGTCGCGCAGCAGAAGCTGAAGAAGGCCAGCGCTACCGATACGCCCACGCTGCAGTTCGTGCAGAACCCCGACATCCTGGCCGCGGTCGCGGCCCGCGCCGATGCGCCGTACTGCGTCGGCTTTGCCGCCGAAAGCGAGAACCTGGAGCAGTACGGCGAGCAGAAGCGCCAGCGCAAGGGCGTACCGCTGCTGGTGGGCAATATCGGCCACCACACCTTCGGCCTGGACGACAACGAGATCGTGCTGTTCGACGCCGCCGGCATGACGCGGCTGCCGCGCGCCGACAAGCTGTCGCTGGCACGCCAGCTGGTCGCGGCCATCGGCCAGCGCCTGCCCGGTCGCGCGCGGCCCTGA
- the dut gene encoding dUTP diphosphatase: MTQPLNPTVEIKVLDARLNEWGLPAYQSEMAAAIDLHACVDAPVAIAPGTPAQLVPAGIAVHMGNPYMAATIVPRSGLGHKKGLVLGNSIGVIDADYQGQIMVSVWNRNAPGTEPILIQPGERIAQMMFVPVLRPVFSTVEEFSQDSERGAGGFGSTGVHHAKAGA; this comes from the coding sequence ATGACCCAGCCTCTGAACCCGACCGTCGAAATCAAGGTGCTCGATGCGCGCCTGAACGAATGGGGCCTGCCCGCCTACCAGAGCGAGATGGCCGCCGCCATCGACCTGCACGCCTGCGTCGACGCGCCCGTGGCGATCGCGCCGGGCACGCCCGCCCAGCTGGTGCCGGCCGGCATCGCCGTGCACATGGGCAATCCGTACATGGCCGCGACCATCGTGCCGCGCTCGGGGCTGGGCCACAAGAAGGGGCTGGTGCTGGGCAATTCGATCGGCGTGATCGATGCCGACTACCAGGGCCAGATCATGGTCAGCGTGTGGAACCGCAACGCGCCGGGCACCGAGCCGATCCTGATCCAGCCGGGCGAGCGCATTGCGCAGATGATGTTCGTGCCGGTGCTGCGGCCGGTGTTCTCGACGGTCGAAGAGTTCAGCCAGGACAGCGAACGCGGTGCGGGCGGCTTTGGCTCGACCGGCGTGCATCACGCCAAGGCCGGCGCCTGA
- a CDS encoding VOC family protein — MATQAEMFDHAVVVCPDLDAGAQAWQRLGFTLTPRGYHTLGSQNHCIMLQRDYLELLHVTAPSPSRQYYWDAQQRGGGCAAMSCKSADAFATAARLRGDGWHTSEPIEFSRPVRLDDGSEHPATFRVTALDDAPGARYFVCEHRTPELLWRPEWMRHANGAHSIATMFLVVAPALVDAAARAYAELTGGELTQLSEHVSSLAVDNATLVLSTPQALASATGSAHIRRDGPGYAAIRLRTNDLAAARAGWREQGVPTHDLGPRETLVPADVASGVALLFEQRG, encoded by the coding sequence ATGGCAACGCAAGCAGAAATGTTCGATCACGCCGTGGTGGTGTGCCCAGACCTCGATGCCGGCGCTCAGGCCTGGCAGCGGCTCGGCTTCACGCTGACGCCGCGCGGCTACCACACGCTGGGTTCGCAGAACCACTGCATCATGCTGCAGCGGGACTACCTCGAGCTGCTGCACGTGACCGCGCCCAGCCCCAGCCGGCAGTATTACTGGGACGCCCAGCAACGCGGCGGTGGCTGTGCGGCGATGTCGTGCAAGAGCGCCGATGCCTTCGCCACCGCGGCGCGGCTGCGCGGGGACGGCTGGCACACCTCGGAACCGATCGAATTCTCGCGTCCGGTGCGGCTGGACGATGGCAGCGAGCATCCGGCCACCTTCCGCGTGACCGCGCTCGACGACGCCCCGGGTGCGCGCTATTTCGTCTGCGAGCATCGCACGCCCGAGCTGCTGTGGCGGCCCGAATGGATGCGCCATGCCAACGGCGCGCACAGCATCGCGACCATGTTCCTGGTGGTGGCCCCGGCGCTGGTGGACGCCGCCGCGCGCGCCTATGCCGAGCTGACCGGCGGCGAGCTGACGCAGCTGAGCGAACATGTCAGCAGCCTGGCGGTCGACAATGCCACGCTGGTACTAAGCACGCCGCAGGCGCTGGCATCGGCCACCGGCAGCGCGCATATCCGTCGCGACGGGCCCGGCTATGCCGCGATCCGCTTGCGCACCAACGACCTTGCGGCGGCCCGCGCCGGCTGGCGCGAGCAGGGCGTGCCGACCCACGACCTGGGCCCGCGCGAAACCCTGGTGCCGGCCGATGTTGCCAGCGGCGTGGCCTTGCTGTTCGAGCAGCGGGGCTGA
- a CDS encoding tripartite tricarboxylate transporter substrate binding protein produces MSSAERTRRRRLLLKILPLGALPGPMLHATAASAADGAASNRPIALVLPFPPGGSVDIVARQLQPGLKAALGQTVVVDNKPGAGGLIASSTVARARPDGNTLLMAFDTHAINPFAYKQLPYDTFRDFSPISQLVRFPLVIAANPALPASNVRELVALARARHDGVRYASSGIGSLNQLAAEALATEAGVHMLHVPYKGGGPAVQAVLSNEVDIFFSSYAAVQAHVAARTIKVLGVTGTSHLRQLPQVPTVAEQGLKGFEAYSWIGVFGPAELPAATVTRLHGALVESLRQPRVVEALGAQGFEIVGGSPSELGQLVRREHDKWQAVARKANIQFE; encoded by the coding sequence ATGTCCTCTGCCGAACGCACGCGGCGCCGCCGCCTGCTGCTCAAGATCCTGCCGCTGGGCGCCTTGCCGGGCCCGATGCTCCATGCCACCGCCGCCAGCGCTGCCGATGGCGCCGCCAGTAATCGTCCGATCGCACTGGTGCTGCCGTTCCCGCCGGGAGGCAGCGTCGATATCGTCGCGCGCCAGCTGCAGCCCGGGCTGAAGGCAGCGCTGGGGCAGACCGTGGTGGTGGACAACAAGCCTGGCGCGGGCGGGCTGATCGCGTCGAGCACCGTGGCACGGGCCCGTCCCGACGGCAATACGCTGCTGATGGCATTCGACACGCATGCGATCAACCCGTTTGCCTACAAGCAGCTGCCCTACGACACCTTCCGCGATTTCTCGCCGATCTCGCAGCTGGTGCGCTTCCCGCTGGTGATCGCAGCCAATCCGGCGCTGCCGGCGTCGAACGTGCGCGAACTGGTGGCGCTGGCCAGGGCCAGGCATGACGGCGTGCGCTATGCGTCGTCGGGCATCGGCAGCCTGAACCAGCTCGCGGCCGAGGCGCTGGCGACCGAGGCCGGCGTGCATATGCTGCACGTGCCCTACAAGGGTGGTGGCCCGGCGGTGCAGGCGGTGCTGTCCAACGAGGTCGACATCTTCTTCAGCAGCTACGCCGCGGTGCAGGCGCACGTGGCCGCACGAACGATCAAGGTGCTGGGCGTGACCGGCACCAGCCACCTGCGCCAGTTGCCGCAGGTGCCGACGGTGGCCGAGCAGGGCCTCAAGGGCTTCGAGGCGTATTCGTGGATCGGTGTATTCGGTCCGGCCGAGCTGCCGGCGGCGACGGTGACGCGCCTGCACGGCGCGCTGGTCGAATCGCTGCGCCAGCCGCGCGTGGTCGAGGCGCTGGGCGCGCAAGGCTTCGAAATCGTCGGCGGCAGCCCGTCCGAGCTGGGCCAGCTGGTGCGCCGCGAGCATGACAAGTGGCAGGCGGTGGCGCGCAAGGCCAATATCCAGTTCGAATGA